The following proteins are encoded in a genomic region of Arachis ipaensis cultivar K30076 chromosome B02, Araip1.1, whole genome shotgun sequence:
- the LOC107626672 gene encoding uncharacterized protein LOC107626672 isoform X1: MSSAPMRYKTRIKKKHFEPYSGNIEDMLVNRPLEIPKIQFRKLIAYWSIPTVKAMCVINSENRKKQQWRHKMGPINFARREKKENKEEPNQAEIFVATRNGLKGKTLDVETQAVIVSSSIIFLF, translated from the exons ATGTCAAGTGCACCAATGCGTTacaaaacaagaataaaaaagaagcatTTTGAACCATATTCTGGAAATATTGAGGATATGTTGGTGAATCGTCCTTTGGAAATTCCAAAAATACAATTTCGGAAGCTAATTGCATATTGGAGTATTCCAACTGTCAAA GCCATGTGTGTTATAAATTCTGAAAATCGCAAGAAGCAACAATGGAGGCATAAAATGGGCCCAATCAATTTTGCAAGA CGTGagaaaaaagagaataaagaggaACCAAATCAAGCTGAAATATTTGTTGCAACTCGGAATGGACTAAAAGGGAAAACACTTGATGTAGAAACACAAGCTGTTATTGTAAGTTCCTCtataattttcttgttttag
- the LOC107626672 gene encoding uncharacterized protein LOC107626672 isoform X2 → MSSAPMRYKTRIKKKHFEPYSGNIEDMLVNRPLEIPKIQFRKLIAYWSIPTVKAMCVINSENRKKQQWRHKMGPINFARVRVDLISVRKKRIKRNQIKLKYLLQLGMD, encoded by the exons ATGTCAAGTGCACCAATGCGTTacaaaacaagaataaaaaagaagcatTTTGAACCATATTCTGGAAATATTGAGGATATGTTGGTGAATCGTCCTTTGGAAATTCCAAAAATACAATTTCGGAAGCTAATTGCATATTGGAGTATTCCAACTGTCAAA GCCATGTGTGTTATAAATTCTGAAAATCGCAAGAAGCAACAATGGAGGCATAAAATGGGCCCAATCAATTTTGCAAGAGTGCGTGTTGATTTGATAAG CGTGagaaaaaagagaataaagaggaACCAAATCAAGCTGAAATATTTGTTGCAACTCGGAATGGACTAA